A single region of the Desulfonatronovibrio hydrogenovorans DSM 9292 genome encodes:
- the cobA gene encoding uroporphyrinogen-III C-methyltransferase, whose product MSKVYLIGAGPGDPGLLTIKAREILERADVVVYDYLANEVFLKYCRKDAQIIYVGKKGGDHTLPQDKINDLLVEKALQGKMVARLKGGDPYIFGRGAEEAQELLEAGADFEVVPGVTSAVAAPAYAGIPLTHRKYASSVSFITGHEDPNKPESAHNWKSLASGTSTLVFFMGVKNLPHISRMLMENGMRPDMPAALVRWGTTCRHRSMVSTIKDIPQKAVQEGFKPPSLLVVGEVVQLRDELNWFERLPLLGKGVVVTRAREQASGLLKDLSDLGACCFEFPTIEIKPLSDYQPLHRAINSLSSYDWLIFTSVNGVIYFWQELRKMGLDARALGRNRVAAIGPATAAALEQRGVFPDFVPDKYVAESVVDGLLKLGVQGKKVLIPRARVAREVLPMELEKAGAHVEILPVYETGLAQEDGQEILAGLENRTIHYVTFTSSSTVENFFSLISAEKLKPYVDKGLKLVCIGPVTAKTLERSGFKADLMPRDYTIPGVVRVLLEDSSGSS is encoded by the coding sequence ATGTCCAAAGTATATCTTATCGGGGCCGGACCGGGTGATCCAGGGCTTCTGACCATCAAGGCCAGAGAGATCCTGGAAAGAGCCGATGTGGTGGTCTATGACTACCTGGCCAATGAAGTGTTTCTGAAATACTGCCGAAAAGACGCCCAGATCATCTATGTGGGCAAAAAAGGCGGCGACCATACTCTGCCCCAGGACAAGATCAATGATCTGCTGGTGGAAAAGGCCCTGCAGGGCAAGATGGTGGCCCGGCTTAAAGGCGGTGATCCCTATATTTTCGGGCGCGGGGCTGAGGAGGCCCAGGAGCTCCTGGAGGCTGGTGCTGATTTTGAAGTTGTTCCCGGGGTAACTTCGGCTGTGGCTGCCCCGGCTTATGCCGGTATTCCCCTGACCCACAGAAAATATGCTTCATCAGTGTCCTTTATCACCGGGCATGAAGACCCCAATAAACCTGAAAGCGCCCACAACTGGAAGTCCCTGGCTTCAGGCACCAGCACTCTGGTCTTTTTCATGGGGGTTAAAAATCTTCCCCATATCAGCAGGATGCTCATGGAAAACGGCATGCGTCCGGACATGCCTGCAGCCCTGGTCCGCTGGGGCACCACCTGCAGACACAGGTCCATGGTTTCAACCATCAAAGATATACCTCAGAAGGCAGTGCAGGAGGGATTCAAACCGCCATCACTTCTGGTGGTGGGGGAGGTGGTCCAGCTTCGTGATGAACTGAACTGGTTTGAAAGGCTGCCTCTGCTGGGTAAAGGCGTGGTAGTGACCAGGGCCAGGGAGCAGGCCAGTGGACTTTTAAAGGATTTGTCCGATCTGGGGGCGTGCTGTTTTGAATTTCCAACCATTGAGATCAAGCCTTTGTCTGATTACCAGCCCCTGCACCGGGCCATCAACAGCTTGAGCAGTTATGACTGGCTGATCTTTACCTCGGTCAACGGGGTAATCTATTTCTGGCAGGAGCTGAGAAAAATGGGCCTGGACGCCCGCGCTCTGGGCCGGAACAGGGTTGCGGCCATAGGTCCTGCAACTGCTGCAGCCTTAGAGCAAAGAGGAGTTTTTCCTGATTTTGTTCCGGACAAGTATGTGGCTGAGTCGGTAGTGGACGGACTGCTCAAACTGGGTGTCCAGGGCAAAAAGGTTCTGATTCCCAGGGCCAGGGTTGCTAGGGAAGTACTGCCAATGGAGCTGGAAAAGGCCGGGGCTCACGTGGAGATTCTGCCGGTCTATGAAACCGGCCTGGCCCAGGAGGATGGACAGGAGATCCTGGCTGGTCTGGAAAACAGGACTATCCACTATGTAACCTTTACCAGTTCATCTACAGTGGAGAATTTCTTTTCCCTGATTTCAGCTGAAAAACTAAAGCCGTATGTAGACAAAGGACTGAAACTGGTCTGTATTGGTCCGGTTACCGCAAAAACTCTGGAAAGATCCGGGTTCAAGGCTGACCTGATGCCCCGGGATTACACTATTCCCGGAGTGGTCAGAGTTCTGCTGGAAGATAGTAGCGGCAGCTCATAA
- a CDS encoding valine--tRNA ligase — MAVQELAKGYEPQDVEKKWIDFWDQNKSFTPGLEKHGKTYSIVIPPPNVTGTLHMGHALNLTLQDILCRFHRQQGHDVLWVPGTDHAGIATQNVVEKALAAEGKSREDLGREKFVERVWEWKQEYGDKILNQVKRIGASVDWTRLRFTMDEGLSRAVREVFVRLYEQGLIYQGDYIINWCVRCHTALSDLEVEHAEVDGHLHHLAYPLEDGSGRVVVATTRPETMLGDTAVAVNPKDERFSHLIGKKVILPILGRKIPVIGDEYVDLEFGTGCLKVTPAHDPNDFDLGRKHGLDAVQVIDDLGRMTSEAGDLFKGLDRMECRKKILQVLEQEGALESITGHKHSVGHCYRCNSVVEPYVSRQWFVKVKPLAAKARDAVARKKTEIFPSHWEKTYFEWMDNIRDWCISRQIWWGHRIPAWICQDCGELIVARQDPADCPKCSGAQLIQDEDVLDTWFSSALWPFSTLGWPDRTPELEKFYPTSVLVTGFDILFFWVARMMMMGIHFMQDVPFHHVYIHALVRDAQGQKMSKSKGNVIDPLVVMDKYGTDAFRFTLTAFAAMGRDIKMSEDRVEGYRHFINKIWNAARFSLMNLDDEVQDFKPDNVQGLAHQWILHRLEEVKAETARAVEEYRFNDAAQTLYQFVWHSFCDWYLELIKPELYGDDQELRKAAQKNLLQVLSETLILLHPITPFVTQEIWSVLPGRQEEDLSRVLFPDFQDQCRFPEAAQDMDFLQQVVTAARNIRSELNIAPSRKLSLLVRATGRDQEFLQDHAGLIRNLAGLDSLEAGPDIKPPKGCGSSVVKGYELFVPLMGVVDIEGELKRLDKELAKLDKELGIVSKKLDNPGFLNNAPEEVVAKEQAKAAEMGEKKEKLAGLRQKLADMG; from the coding sequence ATGGCTGTTCAAGAACTTGCCAAGGGATATGAACCACAGGATGTTGAAAAGAAATGGATAGATTTCTGGGACCAGAACAAGAGCTTTACCCCGGGTCTGGAAAAGCATGGTAAAACCTACTCCATTGTCATTCCCCCGCCCAATGTAACCGGGACCCTGCATATGGGGCATGCTTTGAATCTGACCCTGCAGGACATCCTGTGCCGTTTTCATCGTCAGCAGGGGCATGACGTGCTCTGGGTTCCGGGGACAGACCATGCCGGCATTGCCACCCAGAACGTGGTGGAAAAGGCATTGGCAGCAGAAGGTAAATCCAGAGAGGATCTGGGCCGGGAAAAATTTGTGGAACGGGTCTGGGAATGGAAGCAGGAATACGGGGACAAGATCCTGAACCAGGTCAAACGCATTGGCGCTTCAGTGGACTGGACCAGGCTCAGATTCACCATGGATGAAGGCCTGTCCAGGGCAGTGCGCGAAGTGTTTGTCCGCCTCTATGAACAGGGCCTGATCTACCAGGGTGATTATATCATCAACTGGTGCGTGCGCTGTCATACTGCCCTGTCTGACCTGGAGGTGGAGCACGCTGAAGTGGACGGGCATCTCCATCATCTGGCCTATCCCCTGGAAGACGGATCAGGCCGGGTGGTTGTGGCCACCACCAGGCCGGAAACCATGCTCGGAGATACTGCTGTTGCCGTGAATCCCAAGGATGAGCGCTTCAGCCACCTGATAGGCAAAAAGGTGATTCTGCCCATTTTAGGCCGGAAGATTCCGGTTATCGGGGATGAATACGTGGACCTTGAATTCGGCACCGGATGTCTCAAAGTGACTCCAGCCCATGATCCCAATGACTTTGACCTTGGCCGCAAACATGGCCTGGACGCGGTCCAGGTCATTGATGACCTGGGCAGGATGACATCAGAGGCCGGGGACCTGTTCAAGGGCCTGGACCGGATGGAATGCCGGAAAAAGATTTTACAGGTCCTGGAGCAAGAGGGTGCCCTGGAAAGTATTACCGGGCATAAGCACAGCGTTGGCCATTGCTACAGGTGTAATTCCGTTGTTGAGCCGTATGTGTCCAGGCAGTGGTTCGTCAAGGTCAAACCTTTGGCTGCAAAGGCCAGGGATGCAGTGGCCAGGAAAAAAACAGAGATCTTTCCATCCCATTGGGAAAAAACCTATTTTGAATGGATGGACAACATCCGGGACTGGTGCATTTCCCGCCAGATCTGGTGGGGCCACCGCATTCCAGCCTGGATCTGTCAGGATTGCGGCGAACTCATTGTAGCCAGACAGGATCCTGCAGACTGCCCCAAGTGTTCGGGTGCACAGCTGATCCAGGATGAGGATGTCCTGGACACCTGGTTTTCTTCGGCCCTGTGGCCCTTTTCCACCCTGGGCTGGCCGGACAGGACCCCGGAACTGGAAAAGTTCTATCCCACCTCGGTCCTGGTGACGGGATTTGACATCCTTTTTTTCTGGGTGGCCAGGATGATGATGATGGGTATTCACTTTATGCAGGATGTTCCTTTTCATCATGTTTATATCCATGCCCTGGTCCGGGATGCCCAGGGACAGAAGATGAGCAAGTCCAAGGGCAATGTCATTGACCCTCTGGTGGTTATGGATAAATATGGCACTGATGCCTTCCGCTTCACCCTGACTGCCTTTGCTGCCATGGGCCGGGACATCAAGATGAGTGAAGACCGGGTTGAAGGCTATCGGCATTTTATCAACAAGATCTGGAACGCAGCCAGATTCAGTCTGATGAACCTGGATGATGAGGTCCAGGATTTCAAGCCGGACAATGTCCAGGGACTGGCTCATCAATGGATTCTGCACCGGCTGGAAGAGGTCAAGGCTGAAACAGCCAGGGCGGTTGAGGAGTACAGATTCAATGATGCTGCCCAGACTTTGTACCAGTTTGTCTGGCACTCCTTTTGCGACTGGTATCTGGAGCTGATCAAGCCCGAACTGTACGGGGACGATCAGGAACTCAGGAAGGCAGCTCAAAAAAATCTTCTTCAGGTGCTCTCAGAGACCCTGATTCTGCTCCACCCCATTACACCCTTTGTTACCCAGGAAATATGGTCGGTCCTGCCGGGCAGGCAGGAGGAGGACCTGAGCAGGGTTTTGTTTCCGGACTTCCAGGATCAGTGCAGATTTCCAGAGGCTGCACAGGATATGGATTTTCTCCAGCAGGTGGTCACAGCAGCCAGGAATATCCGTTCAGAGCTGAATATTGCACCATCCAGAAAACTCAGCCTGCTGGTTCGGGCCACAGGCCGGGATCAGGAATTTCTTCAGGACCATGCCGGACTGATCAGGAATCTGGCCGGACTGGACAGTCTTGAAGCCGGACCGGACATTAAGCCCCCCAAGGGCTGCGGTTCTTCAGTGGTCAAGGGGTACGAGCTTTTTGTGCCTTTGATGGGAGTGGTGGATATTGAAGGCGAACTCAAGCGACTGGATAAGGAACTGGCCAAGCTGGACAAAGAGCTGGGCATAGTCTCCAAGAAGCTGGACAATCCAGGCTTTTTGAACAATGCCCCGGAAGAAGTGGTGGCCAAGGAACAGGCCAAGGCCGCGGAAATGGGAGAGAAAAAGGAAAAACTGGCTGGACTGCGCCAGAAACTGGCTGATATGGGCTGA